Proteins encoded together in one Drosophila albomicans strain 15112-1751.03 chromosome 2R, ASM965048v2, whole genome shotgun sequence window:
- the LOC117574757 gene encoding pro-corazonin has translation MLRLLMLPLFLFTLSMACMGQTFQYSRGWTNGKRAPPATVVGNGHNLGLLDLYDIPDAPTDRRLERCLGHLQHFVGNNLLHRSFANGLAYDANRPDLDAPVRSGNIRTRANANANANNNDNNLYGNSNHHQSSELYDALNAAVAASSSAGDSVEPGDYGKH, from the exons ATGTTGCGCCTCTTGATGTTGCCCCTCTTCCTGTTCACCCTGTCGATGGCTTGCATGGGGCAGACATTTCAATATTCTCGCGGCTGGACCAATGGTAAACGTGCACCGCCTGCAACAGTCGTAGGCAATGGCCACAATCTCGGCCTATTGGATCTCTATGATATTCCAGACGCACCCACTGATCGTCGATTGGAACG TTGTCTTGGACATCTGCAGCACTTTGTGGGCAACAATCTGTTGCATCGTTCGTTTGCCAATGGATTGGCCTATGATGCCAACAGACCCGACTTGGATGCCCCAGTTCGCAGTGGCAACATTCGCACTAGAGctaatgccaatgccaatgccaataataatgataacaaCTTGTATGGCAACTCCAATCATCATCAATCAAGTGAACTCTATGATGCACTCAATGCGGCTGTGGCAGCATCTTCTTCTGCTGGTGATTCTGTGGAACCTGGTGATTATGGCAAGCATTAG